One Desulfovibrio fairfieldensis genomic window carries:
- the aprA gene encoding adenylyl-sulfate reductase subunit alpha yields MPMIPVKEATKGVAISEPEVKEHAVDLLIVGGGMGACGVAYEAVRWGDKHGLKIMLCDKAALERSGAVAQGLSAINTYLGENSADDYVRMVRTDLMGLVREDLIFDVGRHVDDSVHLFEDWGLPCWIKGDDGHNLNGAAAKAAGKSLRKGDKPVRSGRWQIMINGESYKCIVAEAAKNALGEDRIMERIFIVKLLLDKNTPNRIAGAVGFNLRANEVHIFKANTVMVAAGGAVNVYRPRSTGEGMGRAWYPVWNAGSTYTMCAQVGAEMTMMENRFVPARFKDGYGPVGAWFLLFKAKATNSKGEDYCATNKAMLKPYEDRGYAKGNVIPTCLRNHMMLREMREGRGPIYMDTKTALLNTFASLNEEEQKDLESEAWEDFLDMCVGQANLWACTNTAPEERGSEIMPTEPYLLGSHSGCCGIWVSGPDEAWVPEDYKVKASNGKVYNRMTTVEGLFTCADGVGASGHKFSSGSHAEGRIAGKQMVRWCLDHKDFNPEIKESADELRKLIYRPYYNFVEGKAISTDPVVNPNYITPKNFMMRLIKCTDEYGGGVATYYTTSQALLDTGFNLLAMMEEDSQKLAARDLHELLRCWENYHRLWTVRLHMQHIAFREESRYPGFYYRADFMGLDDSKWKCFVNSKYDPATGETKIFKKPYYQIIPD; encoded by the coding sequence ATGCCGATGATTCCCGTTAAGGAAGCGACCAAGGGCGTAGCCATCAGCGAACCCGAAGTGAAAGAACATGCGGTTGACCTGCTCATTGTGGGCGGCGGCATGGGCGCTTGCGGCGTCGCTTACGAAGCTGTGCGTTGGGGTGACAAACATGGCCTGAAAATCATGCTCTGCGACAAAGCCGCGCTGGAACGCTCCGGCGCCGTGGCGCAGGGTCTTTCCGCCATCAACACCTACCTGGGCGAAAACAGCGCCGACGACTATGTGCGCATGGTCCGCACCGACCTTATGGGCCTGGTCCGCGAAGACCTGATCTTCGACGTGGGCCGGCATGTGGACGACTCCGTGCATCTGTTCGAAGACTGGGGTCTTCCCTGCTGGATCAAAGGCGACGACGGCCACAACCTGAACGGCGCCGCCGCCAAGGCCGCCGGCAAGTCCCTGCGCAAGGGCGACAAGCCCGTGCGTTCCGGCCGCTGGCAGATCATGATCAACGGTGAGTCCTACAAGTGCATCGTGGCCGAAGCGGCCAAGAACGCCTTGGGCGAAGACCGGATCATGGAACGCATCTTCATCGTGAAGCTGCTGCTCGACAAAAACACCCCCAACCGCATCGCGGGCGCCGTGGGCTTCAACCTGCGCGCCAACGAGGTGCACATCTTCAAAGCCAACACCGTTATGGTGGCCGCCGGCGGCGCGGTGAACGTGTACCGCCCCCGCTCCACCGGTGAAGGCATGGGCCGCGCCTGGTATCCCGTGTGGAACGCCGGTTCCACCTACACCATGTGCGCTCAGGTCGGCGCTGAGATGACCATGATGGAAAACCGCTTCGTGCCCGCCCGTTTCAAGGACGGTTACGGCCCGGTGGGCGCCTGGTTCCTGCTGTTCAAGGCCAAGGCCACCAACTCCAAGGGCGAAGACTACTGCGCGACCAACAAGGCCATGCTGAAGCCCTACGAGGACCGCGGCTACGCCAAGGGCAACGTCATCCCCACCTGCCTGCGCAACCACATGATGCTGCGCGAAATGCGCGAAGGCCGCGGCCCCATCTACATGGACACCAAGACCGCCCTGCTGAACACCTTCGCCAGCCTGAACGAAGAAGAGCAGAAGGACCTTGAGTCCGAAGCTTGGGAAGACTTCCTCGACATGTGCGTGGGCCAGGCCAACCTGTGGGCCTGCACCAACACCGCCCCCGAGGAACGCGGCTCCGAGATCATGCCCACCGAGCCCTATCTGCTCGGTTCGCACTCCGGCTGCTGCGGTATCTGGGTGTCCGGTCCGGACGAAGCCTGGGTGCCCGAGGACTACAAGGTCAAAGCCTCCAACGGCAAGGTCTACAACCGCATGACCACCGTGGAAGGCCTGTTCACCTGCGCCGACGGCGTGGGCGCTTCCGGCCACAAGTTCTCCTCCGGCTCGCACGCCGAAGGCCGTATCGCCGGCAAGCAGATGGTTCGCTGGTGCCTGGACCACAAGGACTTCAATCCTGAAATCAAGGAATCGGCCGACGAACTGCGCAAGCTGATCTATCGTCCGTACTATAACTTCGTGGAAGGCAAAGCCATTTCCACGGATCCCGTGGTGAACCCGAACTACATCACGCCCAAGAACTTCATGATGCGCCTCATCAAGTGCACCGATGAATACGGCGGCGGCGTGGCCACCTACTACACCACCTCCCAGGCGCTGCTCGACACGGGCTTCAACCTGCTGGCCATGATGGAAGAAGACTCCCAGAAGCTGGCCGCCCGCGACCTGCACGAACTGTTGCGCTGCTGGGAAAACTACCATCGCCTCTGGACCGTGCGTCTGCACATGCAGCACATCGCCTTCCGTGAGGAATCCCGTTATCCCGGCTTCTACTATCGTGCCGACTTCATGGGGCTGGACGACAGCAAGTGGAAGTGCTTCGTGAACTCCAAGTACGATCCCGCCACCGGCGAGACCAAGATCTTCAAGAAGCCCTACTACCAGATCATCCCCGACTAG
- the aprB gene encoding adenylyl-sulfate reductase subunit beta yields the protein MPTFVDPSKCDGCKGGEKTACMYICPNDLMILDPEEMKAYNQEPDACWECYSCVKICPQGAITARPYADFAPMGGTCIPMRSADSIMWTVKFRNGSVKRFKFPIRTTPEGSIKPFEGHPEGANLEDELLFTEQALAAPKEALGKKFDVSDADKVFTCMEHGR from the coding sequence ATGCCGACGTTTGTCGATCCGTCCAAATGCGACGGCTGCAAGGGTGGCGAAAAGACGGCCTGCATGTACATTTGCCCCAACGACCTGATGATCCTCGACCCCGAGGAAATGAAGGCCTACAACCAGGAACCCGACGCTTGCTGGGAATGCTATTCCTGCGTGAAGATCTGCCCGCAGGGCGCCATCACGGCCCGCCCTTACGCGGACTTCGCGCCCATGGGCGGCACCTGTATCCCCATGCGTTCGGCCGACTCCATCATGTGGACGGTCAAGTTCCGCAACGGCAGCGTGAAACGCTTCAAGTTCCCCATTCGCACCACGCCTGAAGGCTCCATCAAGCCCTTTGAAGGCCATCCCGAAGGCGCCAACCTGGAAGATGAACTGCTGTTCACCGAGCAGGCTCTGGCCGCTCCGAAGGAAGCCCTGGGCAAGAAGTTCGACGTGTCCGACGCCGACAAGGTCTTCACCTGCATGGAACACGGTCGTTAA
- a CDS encoding 3-phosphoshikimate 1-carboxyvinyltransferase, whose amino-acid sequence MTEQAHDTRPRRPLREVVGDIDRDILRLLLRRHNLLARMHNSKGFLDPAEEKALRESWEAAVSRVSRDARLSGRFFSLMQEVEFLPRPNISQDREAGEAGQDAGAERRPAFNLAPPLRPVRLSMPAPLACRATRAWLMLAAASGRPLRIEPGLMNDPIVDCVKALNQLGAALTREEDGVTAREAAPLGAPDKVLHVGDSAWNFFLLLGHYLGRPSRAKFTGETSLKLADFSAVRHFLPQMGARLVHVVPKSDGLPARLECSGILPDAVSLPADVPAELAEGILLAAPFYERALTLDLAAHPQRKLILARVLPILRAAGADFSLTESRVRVAPGPLRLPARPQLPLEPELAVFLLALPLVLSGETRLDGDWPQWPGAQAAWELLRALGLDLRLDSRPGQPDENRSDSAVRAKADATLKRACLADLPAELLTELPPDWAPLPVALAACAALRGGEASLPELPGADMSEVTSFLHAVGLERNAEGRLCKTEQAASQLNAASAWNAPSPVWALALALTACARDTRGQGFRLGNPGVMTGLYPAFWALYNALPEPAAKRPVSGETPTAPARRRIITSAVAVPPELPEE is encoded by the coding sequence ATGACCGAGCAAGCCCACGACACCCGCCCCCGCCGCCCGTTGCGCGAGGTGGTCGGCGACATTGACCGCGACATCCTGCGCCTGCTGCTGCGCCGCCACAACCTACTGGCGCGCATGCACAACAGCAAGGGTTTTCTGGACCCAGCCGAGGAAAAGGCCCTGCGCGAATCCTGGGAGGCCGCCGTCTCCCGAGTGAGCCGCGACGCCCGCCTTTCCGGCCGTTTCTTTTCATTGATGCAGGAAGTGGAATTTCTGCCCCGGCCCAACATCAGCCAGGACCGTGAGGCGGGCGAAGCCGGCCAGGACGCCGGGGCGGAACGCCGCCCGGCCTTCAACCTGGCTCCGCCCCTCAGACCCGTGCGCTTGAGCATGCCCGCGCCCCTGGCCTGCCGGGCCACGCGCGCCTGGCTCATGTTGGCCGCGGCTTCGGGCCGGCCCCTGCGCATTGAACCCGGCCTGATGAACGACCCCATCGTGGACTGCGTGAAGGCGCTCAATCAGCTCGGCGCCGCCCTGACCCGCGAAGAGGACGGCGTGACCGCCCGCGAGGCCGCGCCCCTGGGCGCGCCGGACAAGGTGCTGCACGTGGGCGACAGCGCCTGGAATTTCTTCCTGCTGCTGGGCCATTATCTGGGCCGCCCCTCGCGGGCCAAGTTCACCGGCGAAACGAGCCTCAAACTGGCGGATTTTTCCGCCGTGCGGCATTTTCTTCCGCAGATGGGCGCGCGCCTCGTGCATGTGGTGCCCAAGAGCGACGGCCTGCCCGCGCGCCTGGAGTGCTCGGGCATTCTGCCGGATGCCGTGAGCCTGCCCGCCGACGTTCCGGCGGAGCTGGCCGAGGGCATCCTGCTGGCCGCGCCCTTTTATGAACGCGCCCTGACCTTGGATCTGGCCGCCCATCCGCAGCGGAAGCTGATTCTGGCCCGCGTGCTGCCCATTTTGCGCGCCGCCGGAGCGGATTTCAGCCTGACGGAAAGCCGCGTGCGCGTGGCGCCCGGCCCCCTGCGCCTGCCCGCGCGGCCCCAATTGCCCCTGGAGCCGGAGCTGGCCGTATTTCTGCTGGCCCTGCCCCTGGTGCTTTCCGGCGAAACCCGCCTGGACGGCGACTGGCCGCAATGGCCGGGCGCGCAGGCAGCCTGGGAGCTTCTCCGGGCGCTGGGCCTGGATCTGCGCCTTGATTCGCGCCCCGGCCAACCCGACGAAAACAGGTCGGACAGCGCGGTGCGCGCCAAAGCCGACGCAACGCTGAAACGCGCCTGTCTCGCGGATCTGCCCGCCGAGCTTCTGACCGAGCTGCCGCCGGACTGGGCGCCCCTGCCCGTGGCCCTGGCCGCCTGCGCGGCCCTGCGCGGCGGCGAGGCGAGCCTGCCCGAGCTGCCCGGCGCGGACATGAGCGAAGTAACCAGTTTCCTCCACGCCGTGGGTCTGGAGCGGAATGCCGAAGGCCGATTGTGCAAAACAGAACAAGCGGCCTCCCAACTGAACGCCGCATCAGCCTGGAACGCCCCCTCGCCGGTCTGGGCCCTGGCCCTGGCCCTGACCGCCTGCGCGCGCGATACGCGCGGCCAGGGCTTCCGCCTGGGCAATCCCGGCGTCATGACCGGCCTGTACCCGGCCTTCTGGGCTCTGTACAACGCCCTGCCCGAACCGGCGGCCAAACGCCCTGTCAGCGGTGAAACGCCGACGGCTCCCGCACGGCGGCGGATCATCACCTCGGCCGTGGCCGTGCCGCCGGAGCTGCCCGAAGAATAG